One Osmerus mordax isolate fOsmMor3 chromosome 16, fOsmMor3.pri, whole genome shotgun sequence genomic window carries:
- the cdc20 gene encoding cell division cycle protein 20 homolog has protein sequence MAHFGFENDIHSILKLDMPITNAPMARWQRKSNTSTTVSSNPLTPSRSLSMSKTPSKTPGKNGKTQCTPNKVGGDRFIPTRNAKQIDVASFLLTKENEPMDTNATSEISADNQKAWSVTLNGYDIEEAKILHLGGKPLNAPEGYQNNLKVLYSQVPTPASTKTRYISTVPDRILDAPDLRNDFYLNLIDWSSRNLLAVALHNSVYLWDATQGDIILLMKTEQVDDYICSVSWTKEGNYLAIGTRDCKVQLWDVENQKRLRSMASHSSRVGSLSWNNHILSSGSRSGHIHHHDVRVADHHIVTLTGHSQEVCGLQWSPDGRYLASGGNDNLVYVWPGVNAGSQNSDNAVHCFSEHQGAVKALAWCPWQPNILATGGGTSDRHIRIWNVNSGSCISALDTLSQVSSLAFAPNYKELVSGHGYAQDSVVIWKYPSLSKVAELNGHEGRVLNLKLSPDGSTVATVAGDETVRLWKSFELDPVKKKAKERMVKSTSSIIHQRIR, from the exons ATGGCGCATTTTGGATTCGAGAACGACATTCACAGCATCCTGAAGCTGGACATGCCAATCACCAATGCACCTATGGCAAGGTGGCAGAGAAAATCCAACACATCGACCACCGTTTCTAGCAACCCCTTAACTCCGAGCAGATCTCTCAGTATGTCGAAGACGCCCAGCAAAACACCAG GCAAAAATGGGAAGACCCAATGCACACCAAACAAAGTTGGAGGTGACCGTTTCATTCCCACCCGAAACGCCAAACAGATAGATGTGGCAAGCTTTCTTCTTACTAAAGAGAATGAGCCCATGGACACAAACGCCACATCTGAAATATCAGCA GACAACCAAAAAGCCTGGTCTGTAACACTTAATGGATATGATATTGAGGAGGCCAAGATTCTCCACCTGGGGGGGAAACCTTTGAATGCTCCAGAAG GTTATCAAAACAATTTGAAAGTCCTCTACAGTCAGGTCCCTACACCAGCCTCAACAAAGACAAGATACATCTCAACAGTTCCTGACAGAATCTTGGATGCCCCAGATCTCAGAAATGACTTCT ATTTGAATCTAATAGACTGGAGCAGCCGTAACCTCTTGGCTGTAGCTCTTCACAACAGTGTGTACTTGTGGGATGCTACGCAAGGTGACATCATCCTACTCATGAAGACTGAGCAAGTAGATGACTACATATGTTCAGTATCCTGGACCAAAGAGGGCAACTACCTTGCCATTGGCACCAGGGACTGCAAAGTGCAG TTATGGGATGTGGAAAACCAAAAGCGGCTTCGTAGCATGGCCAGTCACTCAAGCAGAGTTGGCAGCTTGAGTTGGAACAATCATATTCTGTCCAG TGGTTCTAGATCAGGTCACATCCACCACCATGATGTGAGGGTGGCCGACCACCACATCGTAACCCTTACGGGCCACTCTCAGGAGGTGTGTGGCTTACAATGGTCCCCAGATGGTCGGTATCTGGCTAGCGGAGGGAACGACAACCTGGTCTACGTTTGGCCTGGTGTGAATGCGGGCAGTCAGAACAGTGACAACGCCGTACACTGTTTCAGTGAACACCAAGGAGCAGTCAAG GCTCTTGCCTGGTGCCCATGGCAGCCAAACATTCTTGCCACTGGTGGTGGCACCAGTGACCGACACATTCGCATCTGGAATGTCAACAGTGGCTCCTGCATCAGCGCATTGGACACTCTGTCCCAG GTGTCCTCACTGGCGTTTGCACCAAACTACAAAGAGCTTGTCTCTGGACATGGATATGCCCAAGACAGCGTGGTTATCTGGaaatatccatctctctccaaagTTGCAGAGCTTAATG GGCATGAGGGCAGAGTTCTAAACCTGAAACTGAGTCCGGACGGCTCCACTGTTGCTACTGTGGCTGGAGATGAAACAGTCCGTCTGTGGAAAAGCTTTGAGCTCGATCCAGTGAAGAAAAAGGCCAAGGAAAGAATGGTGAAGTCAACTAGCAGCATTATTCATCAGCGAATCCGATAA
- the elovl1a gene encoding elongation of very long chain fatty acids protein 1a: MLQEVFSNILKFHDYLLKRTDARVRDYLLMQNPIQMTVILLGYILFSVYAGPRLMANRKPFHLKSAMIGYNFSMVALNAYIVYEFLMSGWGTTYTWRCDPCDLSSSPQALRMVRVSWLFYFSKFIELLDTVFFVLRKKRSQITFLHIFHHSFMPWTWWWGVTLTPAGGMGSFHALVNAMVHVIMYFYYGLSAAGPRFQKYLWWKKYMTAIQLTQFVLVSLHITQYYFMEKCDYQVPLFIHLIWIYGTFFFILFSNFWVQAYVRGKRLPITAEGEAKQNGFTNGGVMHIPNGKQEENRTTHHTNGNVLISKVKEV, from the exons ATGTTACAAGAGGTGTTTTCCAATATTCTGAAGTTTCACGACTATCTGCTGAAGAGAACTG ATGCCAGAGTAAGGGACTACCTACTGATGCAAAACCCCATCCAGATGACAGTCATACTTCTGGGCTACATCTTGTTCTCTGTGTATGCTGGGCCTCGCCTCATGGCTAACCGCAAGCCCTTCCATCTCAAATCAGCCATGATTGGCTATAACTTCTCCATGGTGGCCCTGAACGCCTACATAGTCTATGAG TTCCTGATGTCTGGCTGGGGAACCACGTATACATGGAGATGTGACCCGTGTGATCTATCCAGCAGCCCACAGGCTCTCAGG ATGGTTCGAGTTTCGTGgttgttttatttttcaaaatttATTGAGCTCCTTGACACA GTATTCTTTGTTCTGAGAAAGAAACGCAGCCAGATTACATTTCTACATATCTTCCATCACTCCTTCATGCCTTGGACCTGGTGGTGGGGTGTGACACTCACTCCTG CAGGGGGAATGGGTTCCTTCCATGCCCTGGTGAATGCCATGGTCCATGTCATCATGTACTTCTACTACGGTCTGTCTGCTGCAGGACCACGTTTCCAGAAGTATCTTTGGTGGAAGAAATACATGACTGCTATCCAGCTG ACCCAGTTTGTACTTGTTTCGCTCCACATCACCCAGTACTACTTCATGGAGAAGTGTGACTACCAAGTACCTCTCTTCATCCATCTCATCTGGATCTATGGCACATTCTTCTTTATCCTGTTCTCCAACTTCTGGGTGCAAGCATATGTGAGGGGCAAACGGCTGCCTATAACGGCAGAAGGTGAAGCCAAGCAGAACGGCTTCACCAACGGTGGTGTCATGCACATTCCCAATGGCAagcaggaggagaacaggacCACGCACCACACAAATGGCAACGTCCTGATAAGCAAAGTAAAAGAAGTCTAG